The Hydrogenobacter thermophilus TK-6 genome window below encodes:
- a CDS encoding DNA gyrase/topoisomerase IV subunit A translates to MEITTVAIEEEVKQSYIDYAMSVIVGRAIPDARDGLKPVQRRILYAMYQMGLTPEKPFVKSARIVGTVLGYYHPHGDQAVYDALVRMAQDFNMRYPLISGQGNFGSIDGDPPAAMRYSEAKLSKVAIKMLEDIEENTVDFIPNFDGSTVEPALLPSKFPNMLCNGSSGIAVGLATSIPPHNLKEVCSALIELAKNPNISTEEIMKRIKGPDFPTGGIVENYQELIEYYHTGRGHVRVRAKAHVEKLQGGREQIVITEIPYQVNKAELIKRMAELVREGKLKEISEIRDESDKEGIRIVIELKRDAQGQKVLEKLYKHTALRKNFPINFVVLIDNQPKQVGIKELLQEFLRHRLEVILRRAKHHLKKAEDRLHIVEGLTKALEHLDKVIQDIRSSKDVPQAKEKLMKNYTLSERQANAVLDMRLQRLTSLESSKLEEEKKQLIQSIEHYKKLISSEEERIKVFIQEMEEIVKEFPSPRRSFVLGFENEEVGQITVIIYSNGKIMPLEEMQEEGQVVDVLDVPFSEGLFMVSNRGRVYWIAGSQALQGSKVSFKEADESVVGAFVRSQASHRIILITKRGYVKKIPIVDFEYKTQGMSIIKFSEEEDEVVKVLQSPEEGDILLLTRKGKMLRFPIRDIPPATVGSKGVIGIKLEGDDTLISARAITDFPYLLLITQKGAVKKINAKDIPARGRGSKGMTATARTKGDAVDIVPIKESVELMIATQEGKVFYDRLEEREIPLKEVQRWSIDEDIITRVAVKKAQ, encoded by the coding sequence ATGGAGATAACCACCGTTGCTATAGAAGAAGAGGTAAAACAGTCTTACATAGACTACGCCATGTCCGTTATAGTAGGTCGTGCTATTCCCGATGCACGCGATGGTCTAAAGCCTGTGCAAAGAAGGATTCTATACGCCATGTATCAAATGGGTCTAACTCCAGAAAAACCTTTTGTCAAGAGCGCAAGGATAGTGGGTACGGTCTTAGGATACTATCATCCTCACGGCGACCAGGCGGTTTACGATGCTTTAGTAAGGATGGCACAGGACTTTAACATGAGATACCCTCTCATCTCAGGACAGGGAAATTTTGGTTCCATAGATGGTGACCCTCCCGCTGCCATGAGATATTCCGAAGCCAAACTCTCCAAGGTAGCCATTAAGATGCTTGAAGACATAGAAGAAAATACCGTTGATTTTATCCCCAACTTTGACGGCTCTACTGTGGAACCTGCCCTTTTGCCTTCCAAGTTTCCCAATATGCTTTGCAACGGTAGCAGTGGCATAGCGGTGGGTTTGGCAACATCTATTCCACCCCACAACCTCAAAGAAGTCTGCAGTGCTCTCATAGAGCTTGCCAAAAATCCCAACATCTCCACAGAGGAGATAATGAAGCGTATAAAAGGTCCAGACTTTCCTACAGGTGGTATAGTGGAAAATTACCAAGAACTTATAGAGTATTACCATACAGGAAGAGGACATGTCAGAGTCAGAGCAAAAGCACATGTAGAAAAACTTCAAGGCGGAAGGGAGCAAATAGTTATAACCGAAATACCCTATCAGGTCAACAAAGCTGAACTTATAAAGAGAATGGCGGAGCTGGTAAGGGAAGGCAAGCTCAAGGAGATATCCGAAATAAGAGATGAGTCGGATAAGGAAGGTATAAGGATAGTTATAGAGTTAAAAAGGGATGCGCAAGGTCAAAAGGTTCTGGAAAAGTTATACAAACACACAGCTTTGAGGAAGAACTTTCCCATAAACTTTGTGGTGCTTATAGACAACCAACCCAAGCAGGTAGGTATAAAGGAGCTTCTTCAGGAGTTTCTAAGACATAGACTGGAGGTGATATTAAGAAGGGCAAAACATCACCTCAAAAAAGCAGAAGACAGACTCCACATAGTTGAAGGTCTTACCAAAGCTCTTGAGCATTTGGATAAGGTTATACAAGACATAAGAAGCTCCAAAGATGTCCCGCAGGCAAAAGAAAAGCTTATGAAAAACTACACACTTAGCGAAAGGCAAGCTAATGCTGTGCTGGATATGAGACTTCAAAGGCTCACCTCCTTGGAAAGCTCCAAGCTGGAGGAAGAAAAGAAACAGCTTATCCAAAGCATAGAACACTACAAAAAGCTCATAAGTAGTGAAGAGGAGAGGATAAAAGTCTTTATTCAGGAGATGGAAGAGATAGTCAAAGAGTTTCCCTCACCCAGAAGAAGCTTTGTGCTGGGATTTGAAAATGAAGAGGTGGGGCAGATTACTGTCATCATATATTCCAACGGAAAGATCATGCCTCTGGAAGAAATGCAGGAGGAGGGGCAGGTGGTTGATGTGCTGGATGTGCCCTTCAGCGAAGGGCTCTTTATGGTTTCCAACAGGGGAAGAGTCTACTGGATAGCTGGGTCTCAGGCTCTTCAGGGAAGTAAGGTTTCCTTTAAGGAGGCAGATGAAAGCGTTGTGGGTGCTTTTGTCAGGTCTCAGGCAAGCCATCGCATAATACTTATCACAAAGCGTGGATATGTGAAGAAGATACCCATAGTGGATTTTGAGTACAAGACGCAGGGCATGTCCATAATAAAGTTTTCCGAAGAGGAAGATGAGGTGGTCAAAGTTTTACAATCTCCCGAAGAGGGGGATATATTACTCCTTACACGAAAAGGAAAGATGCTCAGGTTTCCCATCAGAGACATACCTCCCGCCACAGTAGGGTCAAAGGGAGTTATAGGCATAAAACTGGAAGGTGATGATACGCTTATAAGTGCAAGAGCCATAACTGACTTTCCTTACCTTCTGCTCATAACACAGAAGGGAGCGGTCAAAAAGATCAATGCCAAAGACATACCTGCAAGAGGAAGGGGCAGTAAAGGTATGACAGCCACGGCACGCACCAAAGGGGATGCGGTGGACATAGTGCCCATAAAAGAGAGCGTTGAGCTTATGATAGCCACTCAAGAGGGGAAGGTGTTTTACGACAGACTTGAAGAGAGGGAGATACCTTTAAAGGAAGTCCAAAGGTGGAGCATTGATGAGGACATTATAACAAGAGTGGCAGTAAAAAAAGCACAGTAG
- a CDS encoding ComEC/Rec2 family competence protein: MGETERHLKQLALFFVAILIAFLRSEGGQKQDPDDLGKGRLVLTVEGVPHVEANRLKVRVRVLGGDFSKTYGKTGYLTLFGAESIPSKSFEVLGKVKLNNGRVFIYASYKDIKSLVFTGKSIRGLFMQRVEERVKDQEVKGLVFSYLFGESQEVLPFEYQASFFSTGLLHLLVVSGAHLTLIAIILRFLLPGVYGLLLSLVGVSLYTFFIVPPDPPVLRAYIMIFMALLIKLSYHRPDYLSLLLFSACVLLFLFPDYVSSYSFWLSFMATLYIVLALRHTEKIKEAISSENLYRVFMSFWTSFFAFFGTCSIVATFSLITPVGILLTPLLSLPFLLFTAYGVLELLTFFSLPSFPLEVLGKLILKLVSLFSFAGFTLNVPISVFQAVFVGAVGGALLYFLKNWWKLLAALPTVLFLLPLLL, translated from the coding sequence ATGGGGGAGACAGAACGGCACTTAAAGCAGTTAGCTTTGTTTTTTGTTGCAATACTTATTGCTTTTCTTAGGTCTGAAGGTGGTCAAAAGCAAGATCCTGATGATTTAGGCAAGGGCAGATTGGTGCTGACAGTGGAAGGCGTGCCTCATGTGGAAGCCAACAGGTTAAAAGTCAGGGTAAGAGTATTGGGTGGAGATTTCTCAAAAACCTACGGAAAAACCGGATATCTCACGCTTTTTGGAGCTGAAAGCATACCCTCAAAGAGCTTTGAGGTTCTGGGCAAAGTAAAGCTAAATAACGGGAGAGTGTTTATTTATGCCAGCTATAAGGATATAAAAAGTTTGGTATTTACCGGAAAAAGCATCAGGGGATTGTTTATGCAGAGGGTTGAAGAGAGGGTAAAGGATCAGGAGGTCAAAGGTCTTGTATTTTCGTACCTTTTTGGAGAGTCTCAGGAAGTTTTACCTTTTGAGTATCAAGCTTCCTTTTTTAGTACAGGGCTTTTGCATCTTCTTGTAGTGTCTGGTGCTCACCTTACGCTCATAGCCATAATTCTAAGGTTTTTGCTTCCGGGAGTGTATGGCTTGCTTCTTTCGCTGGTGGGTGTGAGCCTTTACACCTTTTTCATAGTGCCACCCGACCCTCCTGTCCTGAGAGCTTACATCATGATATTTATGGCTCTTCTTATAAAGCTTTCTTATCACAGACCAGATTATCTCAGTTTGCTTCTCTTTTCTGCCTGCGTCTTGCTGTTTTTATTTCCAGACTATGTATCTTCTTACTCCTTCTGGCTTTCCTTTATGGCTACTTTATACATTGTCTTAGCCCTTAGGCATACGGAGAAAATAAAAGAGGCTATTTCTTCTGAGAACCTTTACAGGGTTTTTATGTCCTTCTGGACTTCCTTTTTTGCCTTCTTTGGCACATGCAGTATAGTGGCAACTTTCTCTTTGATTACACCTGTTGGTATTTTGCTCACTCCCCTTTTGAGCCTTCCTTTTTTACTTTTTACCGCTTACGGAGTTTTAGAGCTTCTGACCTTCTTTAGCCTGCCTTCCTTTCCCCTTGAAGTGTTGGGAAAGCTCATTCTCAAGCTTGTGAGCCTTTTCTCTTTCGCAGGCTTTACTCTTAATGTGCCTATCTCTGTCTTTCAGGCTGTCTTTGTAGGTGCGGTTGGGGGCGCTCTTCTCTACTTTTTAAAAAACTGGTGGAAGCTTCTGGCAGCTCTTCCTACTGTGCTTTTTTTACTGCCACTCTTGTTATAA
- a CDS encoding ATP-dependent DNA helicase codes for MLLYQFLLKRGLESRKSQEEFFKLMLSAMEEGGVKIIQAPTGTGKTYGYLIPIVEKGQKAIISTGTKLLQEQLRRDLEVIKSYAGYILGNHVSYVVLKGKSNYLCLDRYYAEAQKVPELEMAINSGWDGDFEFVNLDVDLREKLCVDDDYCTPYYRNMCKYRYECYYWSKLKNLEKSAQILIINHALLSLREFENPEERLLVIDEAHELDKYITSSLKTGFSTYTLRIDILGRIREFLPSAHVDIESFFTDNFEHLFKEGKEEVALENLCPYAEDFEKRIMTALFSLYQRVKEEVMHSIHSFLKERLFVSLKLKDYLLNSGVLAWEDYLKINSNYEELSQEEEKLLKKLKTYQLLTKRLTRLKEFFQLMKEEKPEMGYMVSRSWSRKLQTYNYRLECFPVFPSGFIDFSGYKAVVITSATANPIDLEKTLGIVGDYYELEHTLPYHQIDFVVYLVDPREEDWKDCLMRAYKYLRTLYDKVLILLTNREHMKLFEKEEGLAFQGEDSLSKLVEHLREGRIKALAGLDSLWFGIDVKGEKGLLMAKLPFESPEDPITFHRIRFLKSVGEDPFEYQKRKALIKFQQGIGRLIRSKEDRGTIVLCDKRIFKFKEFLRVVEKLGIKVRVVKMLK; via the coding sequence GTGCTTCTTTACCAATTTCTGCTTAAAAGAGGACTGGAGAGTAGGAAGAGTCAGGAGGAGTTTTTTAAACTGATGCTTTCCGCAATGGAGGAAGGGGGAGTTAAAATCATCCAGGCACCTACCGGCACAGGCAAGACTTACGGCTACCTTATACCCATAGTAGAAAAAGGTCAGAAGGCAATAATTTCAACAGGTACAAAGCTTTTACAAGAACAGCTAAGAAGAGACTTGGAAGTCATCAAAAGCTATGCCGGCTACATACTGGGCAACCATGTCAGCTATGTGGTGCTTAAGGGAAAGTCCAACTATTTATGTCTGGACAGGTATTACGCAGAGGCACAAAAAGTGCCTGAGCTGGAGATGGCTATAAACTCCGGCTGGGATGGAGACTTTGAGTTTGTGAACCTTGATGTAGACCTCAGGGAAAAGCTGTGCGTAGATGACGACTACTGCACCCCTTACTACAGAAATATGTGCAAATACCGATATGAATGCTACTACTGGAGCAAGCTAAAGAATCTGGAAAAATCTGCACAAATACTTATAATTAACCATGCCCTTTTGAGTCTGAGGGAGTTTGAAAATCCAGAGGAGAGACTCTTGGTTATAGACGAAGCTCACGAGCTTGACAAATACATTACAAGCAGTCTTAAAACAGGCTTTTCCACTTACACTCTGCGGATAGACATTCTTGGAAGAATACGGGAGTTTTTGCCTTCCGCCCATGTGGACATAGAGAGCTTTTTTACAGACAACTTTGAACACCTCTTTAAGGAAGGAAAGGAGGAAGTAGCTCTTGAGAACCTATGTCCATACGCAGAAGATTTTGAAAAGCGAATCATGACAGCACTTTTTTCCCTCTACCAGAGAGTAAAAGAAGAAGTTATGCACAGCATCCACAGCTTTTTAAAGGAAAGGCTATTTGTAAGTCTAAAGCTCAAAGACTACCTTTTAAATAGCGGGGTGCTTGCTTGGGAGGACTATCTGAAGATAAATTCCAACTACGAAGAGTTAAGCCAAGAAGAAGAGAAGCTTTTAAAGAAGCTCAAAACATACCAACTTCTTACCAAAAGGCTCACAAGGCTTAAAGAGTTTTTCCAGCTTATGAAGGAAGAAAAGCCCGAGATGGGATACATGGTTAGCAGAAGCTGGAGCAGGAAGCTACAAACTTACAATTACAGGCTTGAGTGCTTTCCAGTCTTTCCATCAGGCTTTATAGACTTTAGCGGTTATAAGGCAGTGGTGATAACATCAGCTACTGCCAACCCAATAGACCTTGAGAAAACTCTCGGAATTGTGGGGGATTACTACGAGCTGGAACACACCTTGCCGTATCATCAGATTGACTTTGTTGTTTACCTTGTGGATCCAAGAGAAGAAGACTGGAAGGATTGTCTTATGAGAGCTTACAAGTATCTTAGAACCTTGTACGATAAGGTCCTAATACTTTTAACCAACAGGGAGCACATGAAGCTCTTTGAGAAAGAGGAGGGATTAGCCTTTCAGGGGGAAGATAGTCTTTCTAAACTGGTGGAGCATCTCAGAGAGGGAAGAATAAAGGCTCTTGCCGGGCTTGACAGCCTTTGGTTTGGAATAGATGTAAAGGGTGAAAAGGGGCTTTTGATGGCAAAGCTACCCTTTGAAAGTCCGGAGGACCCCATAACCTTCCACAGGATAAGGTTTTTAAAGTCTGTTGGGGAGGACCCCTTTGAATACCAGAAGAGGAAAGCCCTCATCAAGTTTCAGCAGGGTATAGGCAGACTTATAAGGAGCAAAGAAGACAGAGGAACCATAGTGTTATGTGATAAAAGGATATTCAAGTTTAAGGAATTTCTTAGAGTAGTAGAAAAGCTGGGGATAAAGGTAAGGGTGGTTAAGATGCTAAAATAA
- a CDS encoding NAD(P)H-dependent glycerol-3-phosphate dehydrogenase: MKLSILGGGRWGVALSLHLGRLNHQVLVYDRNQDIVREINRGNHPYMKDIKLKGVEATTSLEDIEHYSDYVIIALPVQAIRGVIQSLDLSQKMVISASKGLEIGTYKRVSQIVREVHSSAQVFSLSGPSFASEVSKGLPTALVLAGEDTDQMRKIRDAFFSENFRIYLSTDIVGVELGGALKNVVAIACGISDGLGYGENARASLITRGLAEMVRIGVKLGAKRETFYGLSGMGDLFLTASSPQSRNRTFGFLIGKGKSAQMAFKEIGQVVEGAYTVRAVKKLSEELSIYAPISCAVYEVIIENKNIQEVVKSLLLRPPKEEFEVL, translated from the coding sequence ATGAAGCTCTCTATACTTGGCGGTGGAAGGTGGGGTGTGGCTCTATCTCTGCACCTGGGAAGGTTGAACCACCAAGTTCTTGTATACGACAGAAACCAAGATATTGTAAGAGAAATAAACAGAGGAAATCATCCCTATATGAAGGACATAAAGCTTAAAGGCGTGGAAGCTACCACCAGTTTGGAAGACATTGAGCATTATTCGGACTATGTGATTATAGCCCTCCCAGTTCAGGCAATAAGGGGAGTTATTCAAAGCTTAGACCTCTCACAAAAGATGGTAATATCCGCATCAAAAGGTTTGGAGATAGGTACCTACAAAAGGGTATCTCAAATAGTGAGGGAAGTTCACAGCTCCGCACAGGTGTTCTCCCTTTCGGGTCCCTCCTTTGCCTCAGAAGTGTCAAAAGGACTGCCAACCGCCTTAGTTTTGGCAGGCGAGGACACAGACCAGATGAGAAAGATAAGAGACGCTTTCTTTTCGGAAAATTTCCGCATTTACCTCTCTACGGACATAGTAGGTGTTGAGCTTGGTGGAGCCTTAAAGAATGTTGTAGCCATAGCCTGCGGTATATCCGACGGGCTGGGATACGGTGAGAATGCAAGAGCTTCTCTCATAACAAGGGGACTTGCGGAGATGGTAAGGATAGGTGTAAAGCTGGGAGCAAAGAGAGAAACCTTTTATGGGCTTTCTGGTATGGGTGACCTCTTTCTGACTGCAAGCTCACCCCAGTCAAGAAACAGAACCTTTGGGTTTTTGATAGGCAAAGGCAAAAGTGCACAGATGGCTTTTAAGGAGATAGGACAAGTAGTTGAAGGAGCTTATACTGTAAGAGCAGTAAAGAAACTCTCGGAGGAGCTTAGCATATACGCACCCATATCTTGTGCAGTTTATGAGGTGATAATTGAAAATAAGAATATTCAAGAGGTGGTAAAGTCCCTGCTTCTCAGACCGCCAAAAGAGGAATTTGAAGTCCTTTAG
- the argJ gene encoding bifunctional glutamate N-acetyltransferase/amino-acid acetyltransferase ArgJ, translating to MNVLMGVGKAGLKSEGKPDVLVVLLPQICNASFLFTSNHFKAGSVIYSQQVFEKSRTVRAFVVNSGNANCGVGKEGIMHAEQMAKRVAQHLDIEEGQVLVFSTGIIGKPLPIDNLLKAIDDACSLLEPLDLKRASEVISTTDRFPKYDFVKMGSLEVYGFAKGAGMIHPNMSTMLAFLFTNAQIDSYTLSYLHRQVAERTFNSISVDGCTSTNDSFGIISLGVIKEDLEKVREAIYEVSLSLAKKMVEDGEGATKIIKVVVKNASLELKAKTIAEKIATSNLVKTAIFGRDPNWGRILASAGSTAFPIDQFRLKLYIGNHLVYDGKAHPKANEKAKAYMEENREVEIVLDLMEGKESWTYYTCDLSYDYVRINAEYSS from the coding sequence ATGAATGTCCTTATGGGAGTAGGAAAGGCGGGACTCAAAAGCGAAGGCAAACCAGATGTGTTGGTGGTGCTTCTACCTCAAATCTGTAATGCTTCTTTTCTCTTTACCAGCAATCACTTTAAGGCAGGAAGTGTAATATACTCTCAGCAGGTTTTTGAAAAGAGCAGAACAGTAAGGGCTTTTGTGGTAAACAGCGGTAATGCCAACTGCGGTGTGGGGAAGGAAGGTATAATGCATGCAGAGCAGATGGCAAAAAGGGTAGCTCAGCATCTTGACATAGAAGAAGGTCAGGTGCTGGTATTTTCAACGGGCATCATAGGCAAGCCTTTACCCATAGATAACCTTTTGAAAGCCATTGATGATGCCTGCAGTCTTCTTGAGCCACTTGACCTCAAAAGAGCCAGTGAGGTCATATCTACCACAGATAGGTTTCCCAAGTACGATTTTGTCAAAATGGGATCTCTTGAGGTTTACGGTTTTGCAAAGGGGGCAGGCATGATCCATCCCAACATGTCCACCATGTTAGCTTTTCTCTTTACCAATGCGCAAATAGACAGCTATACACTAAGTTATCTTCACAGACAGGTGGCAGAAAGGACCTTCAACTCTATAAGCGTTGATGGGTGTACCAGCACTAACGATAGCTTTGGCATAATAAGTCTTGGGGTGATAAAAGAAGACCTTGAGAAGGTGAGAGAGGCTATTTACGAGGTGTCTTTGAGTTTGGCAAAAAAGATGGTGGAAGATGGAGAAGGAGCAACTAAGATCATCAAAGTTGTAGTAAAAAATGCATCCCTTGAGCTAAAGGCAAAAACAATAGCGGAGAAGATAGCCACGTCAAACCTTGTAAAGACGGCCATCTTTGGCAGAGATCCCAACTGGGGGAGGATATTAGCCTCAGCAGGCTCTACCGCCTTTCCCATAGACCAGTTCAGGTTAAAACTTTACATAGGTAATCACTTGGTTTACGATGGGAAAGCACATCCTAAGGCTAACGAGAAGGCAAAGGCATACATGGAAGAAAACAGAGAAGTTGAGATAGTGCTTGACCTCATGGAGGGTAAAGAGAGCTGGACTTACTATACCTGTGACCTCTCTTACGATTATGTGAGGATTAACGCTGAGTACAGTAGCTGA
- a CDS encoding sensor histidine kinase has product MRRSLKGRILLLLTFVLAVQVVSYLNHFYLIKSELVERWYKNANVLANAISDRLNYLLEEKISEINTLIAKYERMGFSPDEILWRLSGDINSITEGAFYDITGKRVAFSSRLKTSSVFEDVLSSLLEKTEMLGYYTDSYGELYVKVKIPDFQDNVFKGFYVVGINLNTLLEDIYPLSLQNANLYLLDGKGKVLLSMRQTGKENSLKASARVKGTDWMLVLEEPYSAVISPAYGFLFRSLMFGVMSTVGLGIVAFLIILRIFKPLDRLKENIIEWNKNRRINLQSDDEIGLLSKTFERLVDRLEREKEVYMSIFNSSVDGMLLVDREGRVRKANKSFLERYSVSEESLVGRHISEFIEPYSPEALFLPEALLTLGGKKYIINMCAVQINTENGEFTLYQLRDITEKKELELMIYRTSKLSVAGEIACSIAHQLNNPLASILTHAEYIHNASSDQRLKEKAQVIIKQALKSAETVRRLLDLARAFDGKPQKVNPYNITKEVIQLLSFKAKRKKVILEFTSDTNPELGIVCFSWKLEQVLVNVIENAIDASEQGQKVEIKLRREGDSYVWIVRDYGKGIADEDLSKVFEPFYTTKEDGTGLGLSLVKRFVEDMGGSINLRNTESGLEVKISLPLQIF; this is encoded by the coding sequence ATGAGGAGGAGTTTAAAGGGTAGGATACTTTTGCTTTTGACTTTTGTCCTTGCAGTTCAGGTGGTTTCTTACTTGAACCACTTCTATCTCATCAAGTCAGAGCTGGTGGAAAGATGGTATAAAAACGCAAATGTGCTGGCTAATGCAATATCCGACAGACTGAATTATCTTTTGGAAGAGAAGATTAGCGAGATAAACACGCTTATAGCCAAGTACGAAAGAATGGGCTTTTCACCTGACGAGATCCTATGGCGTCTATCGGGGGATATAAACAGCATAACCGAAGGCGCCTTTTATGATATTACAGGTAAGCGTGTGGCTTTCTCAAGCAGACTGAAAACTTCATCCGTCTTTGAGGATGTGCTGAGCTCCCTGCTTGAAAAGACAGAAATGCTTGGATATTACACGGATAGTTACGGAGAGCTTTATGTAAAGGTCAAAATTCCTGATTTTCAGGATAATGTGTTTAAAGGTTTTTATGTGGTTGGCATAAATCTAAACACTCTTTTGGAGGACATTTATCCACTCAGTCTGCAGAATGCTAACCTATACCTCTTAGATGGTAAAGGTAAAGTCTTGCTAAGCATGCGTCAGACAGGTAAAGAGAATTCCCTAAAAGCGAGCGCCAGAGTCAAAGGCACGGACTGGATGCTAGTCCTTGAAGAACCTTATAGCGCCGTTATTAGCCCCGCTTACGGATTTTTGTTCAGATCCTTAATGTTTGGAGTTATGAGCACTGTAGGATTGGGGATTGTAGCTTTTTTGATAATACTGCGTATATTCAAACCGCTTGATAGACTGAAAGAGAACATTATTGAGTGGAATAAAAACAGGCGTATAAACCTCCAAAGCGATGATGAAATAGGGTTGCTTTCCAAAACCTTTGAAAGACTTGTGGATCGCTTGGAGAGGGAGAAAGAAGTTTACATGAGCATATTTAACAGCTCGGTGGATGGTATGCTCCTCGTGGACAGGGAAGGGAGAGTAAGAAAAGCTAACAAGAGCTTCTTGGAGAGATATTCGGTAAGTGAAGAAAGCCTTGTGGGCAGGCATATATCAGAGTTCATAGAACCTTACTCACCTGAGGCTCTTTTCCTTCCTGAAGCGCTTCTCACATTGGGAGGTAAGAAATACATAATCAACATGTGTGCTGTGCAGATAAATACGGAAAATGGAGAGTTCACTCTATATCAGCTCAGGGACATAACGGAAAAGAAAGAGCTTGAGCTTATGATCTACAGAACATCAAAGTTATCGGTGGCGGGAGAGATAGCCTGTTCTATAGCTCACCAATTAAACAATCCCCTTGCCTCCATACTGACGCATGCAGAGTACATACACAATGCATCCAGCGACCAAAGGTTAAAAGAGAAAGCCCAAGTGATAATAAAGCAGGCACTCAAAAGTGCAGAAACAGTTAGAAGGCTTTTGGATTTGGCAAGAGCCTTTGACGGAAAGCCACAGAAGGTAAATCCCTATAACATAACAAAGGAGGTGATTCAACTCCTATCCTTCAAAGCTAAGAGAAAGAAAGTTATCCTTGAATTCACCAGCGATACAAACCCAGAATTAGGTATAGTTTGCTTCTCTTGGAAATTGGAGCAGGTTCTGGTAAATGTTATAGAAAATGCCATAGATGCTTCTGAGCAGGGTCAGAAGGTGGAGATTAAGTTAAGGCGGGAAGGGGATAGCTACGTTTGGATAGTAAGGGATTACGGCAAGGGAATTGCTGATGAGGATCTCAGTAAAGTGTTTGAACCTTTTTACACCACCAAGGAAGACGGTACTGGACTTGGACTTTCCTTGGTGAAGAGGTTTGTGGAAGACATGGGCGGAAGTATAAACCTGAGGAACACCGAGAGTGGTTTAGAGGTTAAAATAAGCTTACCTTTGCAGATTTTCTGA
- a CDS encoding ABC transporter substrate binding protein translates to MRLFIILLCFLTLLSCSKEDTKVAVLISGEGRMSKVQGFEEGLRALGVKNIKLDVYVGDNNLKKLEEKAIEVINRLERYKLIAVGGSIEAYYLKKLKPDMKKPVVIMGGTAVRAWGLTDSMSRPTDNITGVDNLNAELMEKRMEIFHRIFPHIKKVVVFCTPQFEASKLATRITVKAGEKYGIKVVPVSVRDALDLEYVISHMKEDGFGGIIITPCFYTENFLTSYILQYANFYQVPVMCLSPEQAKGGCPVAYGSSGYEQGYQAAFIAYRLLKGEQVKDVPFEKVRNIKLVINQKALRELGIPYDPQIISLADQVLR, encoded by the coding sequence ATGAGGCTCTTTATCATCCTTCTGTGCTTTCTTACTCTGCTCTCCTGTTCAAAAGAGGATACAAAAGTAGCTGTACTCATATCAGGTGAGGGTAGAATGAGCAAAGTGCAAGGTTTTGAGGAGGGGCTCAGAGCGTTGGGTGTCAAAAACATTAAACTGGATGTTTATGTGGGAGATAACAACCTTAAAAAGCTGGAAGAGAAGGCTATTGAAGTAATAAACAGACTTGAAAGGTACAAACTTATAGCTGTTGGTGGAAGCATAGAGGCATACTATCTTAAAAAGCTAAAACCTGACATGAAAAAACCTGTTGTGATAATGGGGGGGACTGCGGTAAGAGCTTGGGGGCTCACGGACAGCATGAGCAGACCTACCGACAACATAACCGGTGTGGACAATCTAAACGCAGAGCTTATGGAAAAGAGGATGGAGATATTTCACAGGATCTTCCCACACATAAAAAAGGTTGTGGTTTTTTGTACTCCGCAGTTTGAGGCATCCAAGCTGGCAACAAGGATAACGGTAAAGGCAGGTGAGAAGTATGGTATAAAGGTGGTTCCCGTATCTGTGAGGGACGCTCTTGACCTGGAGTATGTCATAAGTCATATGAAGGAGGATGGCTTTGGTGGAATAATAATAACGCCCTGCTTTTATACGGAAAACTTCCTGACTTCGTATATACTTCAGTACGCAAATTTCTATCAGGTGCCAGTTATGTGTCTCTCGCCCGAGCAGGCAAAGGGAGGCTGTCCTGTCGCTTACGGAAGTTCTGGTTATGAGCAAGGGTATCAGGCAGCCTTTATAGCTTACAGATTGCTCAAAGGAGAGCAGGTGAAGGATGTACCCTTTGAGAAGGTTAGGAATATAAAACTTGTCATAAACCAGAAAGCTTTGAGGGAGTTAGGAATACCTTACGATCCGCAGATTATCTCCCTTGCGGATCAGGTGCTAAGATGA